GAAGCGCGAGGTGAAGGAGGGGTTCAATGTCGATTATGGCGCGTTCTTCTCGGCCGCCTTCGCCGCCCAACTGGGCGTGAGGGACCCCTCGGCGGGAGGTCGGTTCCTGCGCCTGGACGAACTGGTGGAGCGGGGACTCGTGCATGAACTTTGGTTCACGCTCGATCACGACGACAGCGTGCGGGCGTTCGAGTGCGTCGAGCTCAAACCGCAGTACGACGAGTCCTTCGTTCCTCACTCGTCCAAGTTCGTGCAAGCGGGGAACGGGGGCGATCCGGATCAGCAGTGGACGGGACGCAGCCTGCGCCTGGGCTGCATCAACGCCACACGGGGCATTGGCTGTTTTCTGGAGAGTTTAAGCCATTCCATCGATGGCATGGCCAACTCGAAAGCCATTCCTTACTTCACGCGCTATTTCCACGAATTCGCCGCGCACGATCTGGACAAGCGCTTCGGCGATTTTCCCTGGCCGTCCTTTTATCCACTGTGGGGGGAGGACAAGGGCGTGCATTATCCCGATCCCTCCACGGCGGTGGTCCGATTTGGTCCGCGAACCTACACCTTGACGAATTACGTCGCCTATGGAGGCAACGCGCACTTTCCGCCGAACGGTCGGAGGCACTACGACTTGGAAAACACCAACGCGGTCTACTCGACGATCGAGGATTGGAGATCGGGACGCGGGGAGAACGGGCGCGACCGCGCGGTGCTTTGGACTAATGAGAGGTTCGCCCGTTATCGGGAACAGGCGCCGGATTGCATGGGTCCCTGGCTGATTTACTGGCGCCAGAATTTTCCAGGTTTCGGTAATTTGCAGAAAGATGACGCGGGCCGGCCGATGAAGAACTGGTGGCCCTTTCTGTTCTACTGAGAACCGGGCCGGAAGATTGGCGACGACTCGTGCGATGAGAAACGGAATGGGGTCCCGTGCAGCCACAGGTTGTCGGTGATGCGCGCGGCAGCGCTGCTTCAAGGCGTGTCTTCAACGGGGCATGGCAGAATCAACGGACAAGGGTGCTGCCAGGGCGGAGGCCTTCACCCAGGGCGGGCCATGGAGCAGGAGGAGATCGCCGTGGCCGATGGGAGCGAGCGGAGGCGCCGTAAACGGCGCCTCCCGACAAGTTGCGGATGCAACCCATGGGGTCGTCAGACGGCTTCGACGTCCCCGGAGTCGGGACTCAACCACTTCCGCGCTTTCGGATGTTCCGGCGTGGATGCGGCGTCAACGCCGCGCGCCGCTAGACTTCGTGGTCTGGCGTTTCTCCGTGTCTTTCAACTCGATTTGGCTTCGGCCAGTGGAGGCGCGGCACGCTTGGCCAGAATGGCGTCGGTGATCTTGCGCGCGAGCTCCGGTTTTTCTACGAGCGTTCTCTGGGCCGCTTCCTTTCCCTGGCCGATCAGTTCGCCGGAGAACTGCAGCCAGGCGCCCTTTTTCTCCACCACCCCGGAATCGATGCCCACGTCGAGGATGCTCCCTTCCTTGTTGATCCCGTGATTGAAGACGATGTCGAACTCGGCTTCGACGAACGGCGGGGCGACTTTGTTCTTCACGACTTTGACTTTGACGTGATTGCCCACGGCGCTGCCGGCGCTGTCCTTGAGGGTGTCCTTGCGCCGGATGTCGAGGCGCACGCTGGCGTAGAATTTGAGCGCTTTGCCGCCGGGGGTGGTCTCGGGATTGCCGAACATGACGCCAACTTTTTCACGGATCTGGTTCGTGAAAATGCAGGTGGTGCGGGCTTTGTTGAGAATGGCGGTGAGCTTCCGCAGGGCTTGGCTCATCAAGCGGGCTTGCATGCCCATGGTAGCCATGCCCATCTCACCCTCGAGCTCCGCTTTGGGCACGAGCGCCGCAACCGAGTCCACCACGATCACGTCGAGCGCGTTCGAGCGGGCGAGGGTTTCACAGATGGAAAGCGCTTCTTCCCCGCTGTCCGGCTGGGATACGAGCAAGTCGTCCAGATTGACGCCGAGTTTTTTGGCGTAGCCCGGGTCGAGGGCGTGTTCCGCGTCGATGAACGCGGCGAGACCGCCCGTCTTTTGGGCGTTGGCGATCACGTGCAACATCAGGGTCGTTTTGCCCGAGGATTCCGGGCCGAAGATTTCGACGACGCGGCCGCGGGGCAAGCCGCCCACCCCGAGGGCGAGGTCGAGGGCAAGAGCGCCGACGGGAATGACTTCGATCTTGCGCGCGGCCTGGCTGTCGCCGAGGCGCATGATGCTGCCTTCGCCGTAGGCTTTGGTGATCGTGGAAATCGCGGATTCCAATTCGCGCTGGCGCGTGGCTTGGAGTTTGGCGGCTTCGGCGGTGGGTTTGGTTTCGGGGACGGACTTTTCGGAAGACTTTTCAGGTGTCTTGGTGGCCATGGGATGCTGCTCCTTTCGGGCTCGGTTTAACGAATTTGCGGGAGGGAGTCAAATCATGCTTCAGATTCGAGTTTGGCGAGGACCTCCGGATCGCGCACATCGACCCAGCGCCCGACGATCTCGAGACCGGCGAGTCGATGACCGGCTTCCATCATGGCGGAGAGAGCGTCCGTCAGCTCGTACTCGCCGCGCGGCGATTTGTTCAGCCGGGCCGTGAACTCGAAGAGCACCGGGTGAAACAAATAGATCCCGGCGTTGTAATAGACCGGCTGGCCGGGCTGGATCCAGCCCGTGCGCTTCAGTTCCTCGATCTGCGCCGGAGTGGGCTTTTCGACCAGACGCTTGAGGCAGAACGACGCGTCAAAAAAGTTCAGGCCGCCTTTCGTCACGTCCTCGCCTTGCGTGACCGTCAGCAGGCCGGAGAAGGAACCCTCGGCGAAGCGTTTGAGCATGGCGCCGTAGGTCTCCGGTTTGACCAGGATATCGCCATAGGTCAGAAGAAAGGGCTCCTGGCCGACGAAGGCTTGGGCGAGTTCGGGGGCTTTGCCGGTGCCATCCTGGACCACTTGGCGCTGGTAATGCACACGCCATCCGAAGCGGGAGCCGTCGCCAAAATGCGATTCAATCGCCTCCGCCTTCCAGCCCGTGACGATGCAGAAATCACGCAGGCCGTTTCCGGCGAGTCCTTCGAGGATGTGTTGCAGAATGGGTTTGCCCTGAACCGGAAGCATCGGTTTGGGCAGGGCATTCGTCAGGTCACGCATGCGCGTGCCTTTGCCGGCGGCGAGGATGACGGCTTTCATGGAAGCGGACTCAAGCTCCGAATTTGTCGAACATGCGGGCGTTGGCTTGCATGTGGCGCATGAGATACTTGGCTTCAAACACACCGAGTGACCCCAGATTTGCCCCCGTTTCGGTGAAGCGGTCGAGCTTGTCGGATCCGGAGCAGTCCGAGTGGATCATGACCGGCTGGGGATGCCACGAATGGCCCTTCATGGCGCAGGGCGTGGAATGATCGCCGGTGATGGCGAGGACGTCGGGCTTCTTCTTGAGCAGGATGGGCAGAGCGGCGTCGAATTCCTCAATGGACTTCTTCTTGGCCTCGAAGTTCCCGTCTTCGCCGTACTTGTCGGTGTATTTGAAGTGGATGAAAAAGAATCCATAGTTGTCGTATTCCGCGAGGTATCGCTCGCATTGCTCGGTGATGCTGAGGGGGCCCTCGATCTTCGTCATGCCGACCAGTTGGGCCAATCCCTTATACATGGGATACACCGCCAGCGCCGCCGGCTTGAGGCGGTAACGTTCCTCGAAGGACGGAATCTCGGGCTGATGCGCGATGCCCCTCATGAGAAACCCATTCGCCTGCTTTTCGTTTTTCAGGATCTCGCGGGCTTGCTTGTAGAAATCCGCCACGGCCTTGGCCGTCTTCTTTTGCCCGGCGGATTTGGGATCTTCGGGCTTGGCCGTGTGGATGGGGAGCCCTTCGCGGTTGGGATCGGTGGAGGTCAGGGGCCCTTCGAGTCCCTTGCCGCGGAACACCACGACGAAGCGATGTTCCTTGCCGGCCTGGATGCGCACTTCGGCGTCGCCGCACTTTTTGATTTTCTTCGCCAGCTTCCCGCAGAGTTCCTCGCAGACCTCGGTGGGAATGCGTCCGGCGCGGCGGTCCGTGACTTCGCCCTGGGCATTCAGCGTGCAGAAGTTGGCGCGGGCGGCGACATCGCCGGCTTGGAGTTCGAGTCCGAGTCCAAGCGCCTCAATGACGCCGCGTCCAACTTGGAATTCGAGGGGATCGTACCCGAAAAGGGCGAGGTGGCCGGGACCGCTTCCGGGTGTGATGCCGGGCGCGACCGGGATCATGCGGCCTTGGGCAACGCCCGAGCGGACCAGACGGTCCAGGTTGGGGGTTTGGGCGGCTTCAAGCGGCGTGATTTCGCCGCGCCCCGGCACGGCAATATCGCCAAGCCCGTCCAGCACGACGAGGACGAGTTTGGCCTGTGTGGGCAGGGTGAGATCAGAATACAGTGCGTCAAGGTTCATGTGTCGATTTCAGGTTCAAACGCGGTGGGAAAACCGCGGTCATGTCGCCTGGGGTCCGGCGAACGGGGCGGCATCATGGGGACACGCTTCAGGGTCGTCAATAAGTGTCCTTCCTCCCGGGGCGCGGTCGGTGCATCCCGATGTTGCCGGTGATGCAGGTAGGGCGCGTCCGTCCCGGCGCGCCGCCGGAGCATGATGTTTTGCATCCAGTGGGCGGCGGGCTGAGACAGGCCCGCCCTACCAACAACATCGGGATACACGGGGGCGCGGTGACGCTCGAGTCTCACGCAGGGCCTGGTCCGTAACCGCGAAGGTTCGGCCTTCGACCACCGCCCCTCTCATCAGCAATTTCCCTAGTCAAGATTCGACCTTTTCCCTGTATCGCCACGACCGGGGGTGAACTAGTCTTAGGCGTCTCATCAGAAAGTACGTTCCGATTGAGTCCAGTCCTCAACCCATCGAATCGAATATGAACACATTGGTCTTAGCCTTCCAGGCACGCTCGGAATCAGCCTCACCCACCCTCCACGCCTTCGAGCCCATGATCGTCCAGGATCAAGTGATCCATATCCACGCGGCGCAATGGCAGGAAGCGTGGCCCCGGAAAAATCCTCCGCCAAGAAGCGGGCGGGAATGCTTGTTTGAATTCCAAGAGGCGAAAAGTCCTCGCCGCTCGATCCGAAACTGGGGGATCAACGAGTAAGCGCGCCCCGCTCGATTTCATCCGTCCCGCCCTGGTTCGTGTCAGGCGCCGAGCGGGTTCCGCACCAGGGTGTCCTGGTTGGCGAGATGGGGATCCGTGTGCGGGTAGTCGAGTGTGAAATGAAGTCCGCGGCTCTCTTTGCGTTGCAGAGCGCTTTGAATGATGATGTCTGCCACCGTGGCGATGTTGCGCAATTCCAGGAGGTCGCTGGTGACGATGAAGTCCCAATAATACTCGTGGATTTCCTGGAGAAGATTCGCGACCCGGGCTCGGGCGCGTTGCAACCGTTTGGTGGTGCGTACGATGCCCACGTAATCCCACATCAGCCGGCGGATCTCGTCCCAATTGTGTGACACCACGACGAGTTCATCCGCGTTGGCCGCTTGCCCCGACCCCCACTCGGGGATTTCCGCCGTGATTCTTTGGGCGCAGACCTCCTGGACCACGAGCGAGGTGCGATGGGCGCAAACCAGGGCCTCCAACAGGCTGTTGCTCGCGAGTCGGTTGGCTCCGTGCAGGCCGGTGCAGGCAACCTCGCCGATGGCGTACAGCCCCGCGATATCGGTCGATCCGTCCAACTCGGTCCGCACTCCCCCGCATTGATAATGGGCGGCGGGTACGACCGGGATGGGCTCCTTGGTCATGTCGATCCCGAAGCTCAAGCAGGTCCGGTAGATGTTCGGAAACCGTTCCATGAGGAAGCGGGCGGGCTTGTGGGTGATATCAAGCAACACATGTTCGGCCCCCGTGCGTTTCATGACGTGATCGATCGCGCGCGCCACAATATCGCGCGGGGCCAGCGACGCCTGCGCATGATAGCGATCCATGAAGCTTTCCCCCGCCGTGGTTTTCAGGATCCCCCCCTCACCCCGAACTGCCTCGCTGATGAGGAACGACTTGGCTTTCGGATGGTAAAGACACGTGGGGTGGAACTGGATGAATTCCATGTTCGCAATGGTGGCGCCCGCGCGATAGGCCATGGCCACGCCGTCCCCGGTCGCAATGTCAGGATTGGTCGTGTAGAGATACACCTTGCCGCAGCCGCCGCTCGCCAGCACCACCATCGGCGCCACGTAGGCCTCGACGCGCCCGGACTGCTTGTCGAGCGCATAGACGCCCATGCAGCGGAGAGGACCCTCGATCCCGAGTTTCGAGGTGATGATCAAGTCGATGGCCAGATGATCCTCCAGGACTTCGACCTGCGGGCGGCGAGCCACGGCCTCCAGCAGCGCGCGCTCGATCTCCCGCCCCGTCACATCGCGCGCATGCAAAATGCGGCGCTTCGAATGGCCGCCCTCCTTGCCCAAATCGAGTTCGCGGGCGCCACCCGAGGCCGGGACTTCGCGCTCGGCGAATTGCATGCCAAGCTCCATCAACTCGGCCACGCGCGCGGGACCTTCCTCAACGATCGTTCGAACCACCGATTCATGGCAAAGCCCGGCGCCCGCCTGCAACGTGTCCCGCACGTGCATCAAAAAGGAATCCTCGCGACTGGTGACGGCGGCAATGCCTCCCTGAGCGTAGTTGGTGTTGGATTCGGCGCGGTCTTTCTTGGTCAGAATCCCCACGCGCGCGTGGGCGCCGGCTTTCATCGCGAAGGATAACCCGGCGATGCCGCTTCCGATCACCAAACAGTCGTAATAGTGTGCCATGCAGAGAGCGAAACGATCTTACAAAGGTCCGTTGTCAATCAACCGGGTCTTGCCAAAAAAGACCGCGAGCGCCATGCGCGCGCCGGGCCGGACCATTCGAACCGGACGGAGGGTTTCCGAATCGAAAAACTCGGCATAGTCCAGCCGCCCCGAGGTCGTGCCTTCAATGAACGCTTTCACCTGCGACTTCAACTTGGGAGCGGAGACGGGGCGGTCGGCTACCCGGGCGCGCGTCCGCTCCAGCGCTCGGAATAAAACCGCCGCCTCTCGCCGTTGCGTTTCGGAAAGATAAACGTTGCGCGAGCTCATGGCCAAGCCGTCCGGCTCACGCCGGGTCGGAGCCACGAGGACCTCGAGGGGAAAGAACAAGTCACGCACCATGCGCCGGATCAAAGCCGCCTGCTGGTAATCTTTTTCCCCGAAAACCGCGACGGTGGGCAGCACAAGGTGAAACAGCTTGGCCACAACCGTGGCCACTCCGCGAAAATGAGTCGGCCGCGAATCCCCCTCCATCCCTATTGTCACGGATTCCTCGACGACGCTCGTGCTGGATTCCTCGCCGGAACCGCCCCCGGCATACATCTCAGCATTGGAGGGCGCAAAGACGAAATCCGCGCCGGCTTGGCGGCACAGCCGAAGGTCGCGCTTGAGATCGCGGGGATAACGGTTGAAATCCTCGCGAGGTCCAAACTGGGTCGGATTGACATAAATGCTCACCACGACCAAGCCCCGGCGGCCCGCTTCGCGGCGGGCGCGCTCGATCAAGCTCAAGTGGCCCGGGTGCAGAAACCCCATCGTCGGCACCAGCGCGACCGGAAGCCCTTGGCGCCGCCATCGCAGCGCCCGCTTCTGCATCATCGCGGTGGCCGTCACGGTTTGCATGTTGCAAGCTGAATTGACATCGTCCCGAGTTCCAAGACTATTCCTTCGTCCACCGTCGTTTGCGGTGCGTGCGTGGATGGCGCCCCAGCGCGTGACCGGCCATGCGCGGCTGCGCCGTGCCGATCGAGCTCCGTCAACATCATGTCAACCTCCTCGTGAGCGAACCCACTTATCGATCCACCGGATTTTTCGCTCCCGGGCCGGGAGCTGCGCCTCGTTCGGTGTCGGGTGCGATTTCCATTGTGAACGGTCAGCTGGTCTTCAAAACCTCCGAGAACCAGGTCGCGATGCCCTTGGGCGGTCTGACGGTCAAATTCGGCGGGCACGACGGACGACAGCCCTTTTTTGAACATCCCAATACCCCCGGCTGGACCCTCTCCACCCCGGATCTTTCCATTTGGGATCATCCGGTCTTGAAGTCCGATCCGGGCCTCCGCGCTCTCCTGGACCGGAGCAAGCATTCCCAGCCGGCCGCGTGGCGTCCACTTGCCCTGCTCGGCGGGGTGACCCTCCTGGTGACGGCCCTGGTCGTGTGGGCGGTGCTGCAGAAGGATCGTTGGGTGCTGGCGGTGGCGGACCGCATTCCGGTCTCGTTCGAGGAAAAACTCGGGGAACAAGCCATCTCGGGAATGAAAGCGGGCGGGAAGTTCATCCAAAATCCTTCGCTACAGCAGCAACTCGATCAGGTCACCGCCCGGCTCCTTCCCGTGGTGGAGCGTCAAGAACTGAAGTTCAGGTTTCATATCGCGTCCGATACCAACATCAATGCCTTTGCGTTGCCGGGCGGTTATGTGGTGGTGAATTCAGGGCTGCTGGCCGCGGTGAAACAACCCGAGGAGCTTGCCGGAGTCCTGGCGCACGAACTCGCCCATGTCACGCGCCGGCATGGCTTGCGCAACCTCATCCAATCCGCCGGCCTCATGATCCTCGCGCAGGCCGTGTTTGGCCAATGGGGGGGGCTGGAAGGCGTGTTGATCCAAAGTTCCCAGGAATTGCTCTCCCAGAAATACTCGCGCGATTTCGAACGCGAAGCGGATGAAGTGGGATGGAATTACCTCCTGGAAGCCGACATCGATCCCGTCGGATTAATCTCGTTTTTTCAAACGTTGAAAAAACAGCAGGGGGCCATGGCCGCCCTGGAGAATCCCGCCC
The Verrucomicrobiota bacterium genome window above contains:
- the recA gene encoding recombinase RecA → MATKTPEKSSEKSVPETKPTAEAAKLQATRQRELESAISTITKAYGEGSIMRLGDSQAARKIEVIPVGALALDLALGVGGLPRGRVVEIFGPESSGKTTLMLHVIANAQKTGGLAAFIDAEHALDPGYAKKLGVNLDDLLVSQPDSGEEALSICETLARSNALDVIVVDSVAALVPKAELEGEMGMATMGMQARLMSQALRKLTAILNKARTTCIFTNQIREKVGVMFGNPETTPGGKALKFYASVRLDIRRKDTLKDSAGSAVGNHVKVKVVKNKVAPPFVEAEFDIVFNHGINKEGSILDVGIDSGVVEKKGAWLQFSGELIGQGKEAAQRTLVEKPELARKITDAILAKRAAPPLAEAKSS
- a CDS encoding M48 family metallopeptidase yields the protein MRGCAVPIELRQHHVNLLVSEPTYRSTGFFAPGPGAAPRSVSGAISIVNGQLVFKTSENQVAMPLGGLTVKFGGHDGRQPFFEHPNTPGWTLSTPDLSIWDHPVLKSDPGLRALLDRSKHSQPAAWRPLALLGGVTLLVTALVVWAVLQKDRWVLAVADRIPVSFEEKLGEQAISGMKAGGKFIQNPSLQQQLDQVTARLLPVVERQELKFRFHIASDTNINAFALPGGYVVVNSGLLAAVKQPEELAGVLAHELAHVTRRHGLRNLIQSAGLMILAQAVFGQWGGLEGVLIQSSQELLSQKYSRDFEREADEVGWNYLLEADIDPVGLISFFQTLKKQQGAMAALENPALALLSTHPATDERIATLEKKRKALPPDRKFRSLTPP
- a CDS encoding nucleotidyltransferase family protein, with the protein product MKAVILAAGKGTRMRDLTNALPKPMLPVQGKPILQHILEGLAGNGLRDFCIVTGWKAEAIESHFGDGSRFGWRVHYQRQVVQDGTGKAPELAQAFVGQEPFLLTYGDILVKPETYGAMLKRFAEGSFSGLLTVTQGEDVTKGGLNFFDASFCLKRLVEKPTPAQIEELKRTGWIQPGQPVYYNAGIYLFHPVLFEFTARLNKSPRGEYELTDALSAMMEAGHRLAGLEIVGRWVDVRDPEVLAKLESEA
- a CDS encoding 2,3-bisphosphoglycerate-independent phosphoglycerate mutase — translated: MNLDALYSDLTLPTQAKLVLVVLDGLGDIAVPGRGEITPLEAAQTPNLDRLVRSGVAQGRMIPVAPGITPGSGPGHLALFGYDPLEFQVGRGVIEALGLGLELQAGDVAARANFCTLNAQGEVTDRRAGRIPTEVCEELCGKLAKKIKKCGDAEVRIQAGKEHRFVVVFRGKGLEGPLTSTDPNREGLPIHTAKPEDPKSAGQKKTAKAVADFYKQAREILKNEKQANGFLMRGIAHQPEIPSFEERYRLKPAALAVYPMYKGLAQLVGMTKIEGPLSITEQCERYLAEYDNYGFFFIHFKYTDKYGEDGNFEAKKKSIEEFDAALPILLKKKPDVLAITGDHSTPCAMKGHSWHPQPVMIHSDCSGSDKLDRFTETGANLGSLGVFEAKYLMRHMQANARMFDKFGA
- the nadB gene encoding L-aspartate oxidase, whose protein sequence is MAHYYDCLVIGSGIAGLSFAMKAGAHARVGILTKKDRAESNTNYAQGGIAAVTSREDSFLMHVRDTLQAGAGLCHESVVRTIVEEGPARVAELMELGMQFAEREVPASGGARELDLGKEGGHSKRRILHARDVTGREIERALLEAVARRPQVEVLEDHLAIDLIITSKLGIEGPLRCMGVYALDKQSGRVEAYVAPMVVLASGGCGKVYLYTTNPDIATGDGVAMAYRAGATIANMEFIQFHPTCLYHPKAKSFLISEAVRGEGGILKTTAGESFMDRYHAQASLAPRDIVARAIDHVMKRTGAEHVLLDITHKPARFLMERFPNIYRTCLSFGIDMTKEPIPVVPAAHYQCGGVRTELDGSTDIAGLYAIGEVACTGLHGANRLASNSLLEALVCAHRTSLVVQEVCAQRITAEIPEWGSGQAANADELVVVSHNWDEIRRLMWDYVGIVRTTKRLQRARARVANLLQEIHEYYWDFIVTSDLLELRNIATVADIIIQSALQRKESRGLHFTLDYPHTDPHLANQDTLVRNPLGA
- a CDS encoding pantoate--beta-alanine ligase — translated: MQTVTATAMMQKRALRWRRQGLPVALVPTMGFLHPGHLSLIERARREAGRRGLVVVSIYVNPTQFGPREDFNRYPRDLKRDLRLCRQAGADFVFAPSNAEMYAGGGSGEESSTSVVEESVTIGMEGDSRPTHFRGVATVVAKLFHLVLPTVAVFGEKDYQQAALIRRMVRDLFFPLEVLVAPTRREPDGLAMSSRNVYLSETQRREAAVLFRALERTRARVADRPVSAPKLKSQVKAFIEGTTSGRLDYAEFFDSETLRPVRMVRPGARMALAVFFGKTRLIDNGPL